One window of the Triticum dicoccoides isolate Atlit2015 ecotype Zavitan chromosome 3B, WEW_v2.0, whole genome shotgun sequence genome contains the following:
- the LOC119281096 gene encoding peroxidase 2-like, whose amino-acid sequence MAGGRVNLAMVFLMALHGLLPPSTHAALQDGFYGTRTNCTVDVEAVVRGVVEQHVSRSADGGSGAGLIRLHFHDCFVKGCDGSVLIDPSPVNPDPEKASPANGGLRGIDVVEEAKRQLEAACPGTVSCADILAFAARDAAYVLSSGAISYDVPSGRRDGLTSDASDASQSLPPPFAQLDDLVRAFASKGFGIDELVALSGAHSIGRAHCSSFRDRIHPAVHETMDPSYGADMRSRCPEDAGAEERVAQDQATSGDLDGRYFENVLAGRVLFNSDRALIDDGGTRRMVEDNAGDQGEWAAKFAAAMRKMSELTGTGEGEIREFCHVTNRG is encoded by the exons ATGGCGGGAGGACGCGTGAACTTGGCAATGGTGTTCTTGATGGCTCTGCatgggctgctgccaccgtccacccACGCCGCCCTGCAGGACGGGTTCTACGGCACCCGCACCAACTGCACCGTCGACGTCGAGGCCGTCGTGCGGGGCGTCGTCGAGCAGCACGTCTCCCGGTCCGCCGACGGTGGCTCCGGCGCGGGGCTCATTCGCCTCCACTTCCATGATTGCTTCGTCAAG GGCTGTGATGGCTCCGTCCTCATTGATCCGAGCCCCGTCAACCCGGACCCCGAGAAGgcctcgccggcgaacggcggcctcCGCGGGATCGACGTGGTGGAGGAGGCCAAGAGGCAGCTGGAGGCCGCGTGCCCCGGCACCGTGTCGTGCGCCGACATCCTCGCCTTCGCCGCACGCGACGCGGCCTACGTCCTCAGCTCCGGGGCGATCAGCTACGACGTCCCCTCGGGCCGCCGCGACGGCCTCACCTCCGACGCGTCCGACGCCAGCCAGAGCCTGCCGCCGCCGTTCGCGCAGCTCGACGACCTCGTCCGCGCCTTCGCCTCCAAGGGCTTCGGCATTGACGAGCTCGTCGCTCTCTCCGGCGCGCACTCCATCGGCCGCGCGCACTGCTCGTCGTTCAGGGACCGGATCCACCCCGCCGTGCACGAGACCATGGACCCGAGCTACGGCGCCGACATGCGGTCGCGGTGCCCCGAGGACGCCGGGGCGGAGGAACGGGTCGCGCAGGACCAGGCGACGTCGGGAGACCTCGACGGCCGGTACTTCGAAAACGTGCTGGCCGGGAGGGTGCTCTTCAACTCGGACCGGGCGCTGATCGACGACGGCGGGACGAGGCGGATGGTGGAGGACAACGCGGGGGACCAAGGGGAGTGGGCGGCCAAGTTCGCTGCCGCCATGCGCAAGATGAGCGAGCTCACGGGCACCGGCGAGGGCGAGATCAGGGAGTTCTGCCACGTGACAAACAGAGGCTAG